Proteins encoded in a region of the Panicum hallii strain FIL2 chromosome 3, PHallii_v3.1, whole genome shotgun sequence genome:
- the LOC112886747 gene encoding abscisic acid receptor PYL5-like translates to MVGLVGGGAAARGAGRLGAGDPPAVASGGGEADHVRRLHRHAPADHQCSSTLVKHIKAPVHLVWELVRSFDQPQRYKPFVSRCVVRGDQLEIGSLRDVNVKTGLPATTSTERLEQLDDDEHILGVKFVGGDHRLQNYSSIITVHPESIDGRPGTLVIESFVVDVPEGNTKDETCYFVEAVIKCNLTSLAEVSERLAVQSPTSPLEH, encoded by the exons ATGGTCGGcctggtcggcggcggcgccgcggcgcgggGGGCCGGGAGGCTGGGAGCGGGCGACCCGCCCGCGGTGGCCAGCGGCGGAGGGGAGGCCGACCACGTCCGGCGCCTGCACCGCCACGCGCCGGCCGACCACCAGTGCAGCTCCACCCTCGTCAAGCACATCAAGGCGCCCGTCCACCTC GTGTGGGAGCTGGTGCGGAGCTTCGACCAGCCGCAGCGGTACAAGCCGTTCGTCAGCCGCTGCGTCGTGCGCGGGGACCAGCTAGAGATCGGCAGCCTACGCGATGTCAACGTCAAGACCGGCCTGCCGGCGACCACCAGCACCGAGAGGCTCGAGcagctcgacgacgacgagcacATACTCGGCGTCAAGTTCGTCGGCGGCGACCACCGGCTCCAG AACTACTCATCCATCATAACCGTCCACCCGGAGAGCATTGACGGCAGGCCAGGGACGCTTGTGATTGAGTCCTTTGTGGTCGATGTGCCAGAAGGCAACACAAAGGATGAGACATGCTACTTTGTCGAGGCCGTGATCAAGTGCAACCTCACGTCTCTCGCGGAGGTGTCGGAGCGGCTAGCAGTTCAGTCACCTACATCGCCGCTCGAACATTAA
- the LOC112887150 gene encoding uncharacterized protein LOC112887150, with protein MREGSQDIECKEKVQSLVQGGNEEQAEQLNTRVTDAHGGDSGSLSASSNDNKKVSREDIELVQNLIERCLQLYMNKGEVVRTLSNRARIEPGFTTLVWQKLEEENSEFFRAYYIRLKLKKQINMFNHLLEHQYNLMKYPVPQQVPFAPNGIHPMPVNNMPMGYPVLQQPGMAAPGQPHVSPMACGPPSSHVVNGIPAPGGYHPIGMNSGNGIMENKTHETAHAATAGSAMSCEMAVSPSSAMSSNNHASFTPSEISGMCVDETAANATFGAHVGNGGPLQIGPDAADGSSLGQQIWDFSLSDLSADLTNLGDLSALENYSGNPFLPSDSDLLLESPDHDDIVEYFADAINGPSQSDEEKP; from the exons ATGAGGGAGGGTTCCCAG GATATTGAGTGCAAGGAAAAGGTGCAGTCATTGGTACAAGGTGGTAATGAAGAGCAAGCTGAACAGCTAAATACAAGAGTCACTGATGCACATGGAGGAGATTCTGGTTCGTTATCAGCTTCTAGTAATGATAATAAGAAGGTTTCTCGCGAAGACATTGAACTT GTTCAGAATCTTATCGAGCGCTGTTTACAGCTATATATGAATAAAGGAGAAGTTGTTAGAACTCTTTCTAATCGTGCACGAATAGAACCTGGTTTCACAACGTTAG TGTGGCAAAAGCTTGAAGAAGAGAATTCTGAGTTCTTTCGGGCTTACTACATAAGGCTGAAATTGAAAAAACAGATTAACATGTTTAACCATTTATTGGAGCATCAATACAATCTAATGAAGTACCCAGTACCCCAGCAGGTTCCATTTGCTCCCAATGGAATTCATCCTATGCCCG TTAACAATATGCCAATGGGATACCCTGTACTTCAACAACCTGGAATGGCTGCTCCAGGTCAGCCTCATGTTAGTCCAATGGCATGTGGTCCACCAAGCAGTCATGTAGTAAATGGAATTCCTGCACCAGGAGGTTATCATCCGATTGGCATGAATTCAGGAAATGG CATAATGGAGAACAAAACACATGAAACTGCACATGCTGCCACAGCGGGCAGCGCTATGTCCTGTGAGATGGCTGTGAGTCCATCATCTGCAATGTCAAGCAACAACCATGCATCTTTCACTCCATCTGAGATATCAGGGATGTGTGTGGATGAGACAGCAGCCAATGCCACATTTGGAGCTCATGTCGGTAATGGAGGGCCTCTGCAAATAGGACCCGATGCTGCCGATGGCTCTTCTTTAGGCCAGCAGATCTGGGATTTCAGTCTTTCTGATCTATCAGCAGATTTGACAAATTTGGGAG ACCTGTCAGCTCTTGAGAACTACTCAGGCAACCCTTTCCTGCCTTCAGACTCAGATCTCCTGCTTGAGTCCCCGGACCATGATGACATTG TTGAGTATTTCGCTGATGCCATCAACGGGCCATCTCAATCAGACGAGGAGAAACCATAG